DNA from Cydia pomonella isolate Wapato2018A chromosome 14, ilCydPomo1, whole genome shotgun sequence:
CTGTTCAGTTTTTATGAAAAGTGTAGAAACAGTTGCGCTTTCGTACTAAACACAATCGTACGTTGCATTTAATGCAGTGTACATCAGTTCTACCGTTTTTGCAGTAAGAACACCGGCCGTATGTGTCCAAAAAGTTTGGTAAATGGTCTAAGCCATCATATTTGACATCATCAACAGGAAGGATGCGGTTGGGTTTTCGAATTACATCCGTTACTGTTGGTACTAAACCTGATGCTCGCTTATCTGCTTTGAGTAACCCTTGATATATCTGCAGCCGGAATTGCTTCAAACCTAAGTACTTCTTTATTCCTTTTCTCTTACTGTCTCTTCTATACATCAACCATGCATTGTTGACACATATGTCaataatctgtgaaaatattGACAGGTACCACCTTCTTGTTTTCATTTCAGTGCGGTAGAGAGCGACTAGCATGTCTGCTAAATCTACGCCGCCCATATGGGCGTTGTAATGCTCCACAATGTTTGGATACTGCAcatttattttctgttttttaattttgcagTATCTCTTCACGGTCGACAAAGGGTAAGCATCAGAATAACTGCTTGCCAAAACAACGCATTTGTTGTCGTTCCATTTTACGACTGCGACTTTGTTTTCGTTACAGGTTGTCTGGCAAAACGCACCTCTGCCTTGAGCCTTTAACTCCTTGTCGGTCTTTAAGTGAGTTTGAGAGTTTCGCAGTCTATTAGACCGCATCGTACCAAGGCTGAAAATACTATACGTGTGCCTCAGATGGTATATTAACTCCAAAGAGGAAAAGAAGTTATCAAAATATACGACGcaaggtttattttttatagttttacaaAGTCGTAAAACTGCTTTGGCACCCCAACCTAAAGCTGCTTCTTCCTCAGTGAAACCGCAGTCTTCAAATTCATCTTGACCAGTATACAGAAAGAAATCATATATAAAGCCTGATGCACCAGCTCTAACAATGTTTTTAAATCCCCATTTTCTAGGTTGTCTTGGGTTATATTGTCTTTTTTTTCCGGCTTTCGTACCTTTGTAAGGTATTGTCATTTCGTCAATACTGAACCGCTTTTCTTCCTCGACAGCAAGACAATTTCGGCGTACTTTTTCTACCACAGAGCTAATTTTAAAGTAAGGATCATTGTTGGCATCGTCGTTGTCCACAAAATGGATACAACTCCTTAATAGCTGGTATCGCTTCAGGGTCATAATATCTGCGATCGGTGCATACCTTGTTTCGGTGCGCAAATAATCAAGGTAAGATGGCATGCTTACTATTCCCATCATAATCTTGATAGCTAAGAAACTTTTTAGTTCTTCGACCGTTAAATTGACTGATCGACCCCTTTTTTGCACAGAGTACAAGTTCGTCATGTTGCATATTTGTTCAAACATATCCTGCGAGAAAAAATCAAAGAAATAACTTAGAGCAGTTTTGTTGCGTTCAGGAAGTGGACTTTGGAAATTATCATCGCCTAACTCTGCACGATATTCAAACTGTTTTTTAGTCCATTTAAAGTTaatgttcattttttttttcttggctACACGTTTCGGGGCTGTAGTCTGCCTTTTTGTACGGTTAGATCGCGTATTGGGTGTAACATTAGACTCACGCCGTGGCGTACGAGTAGTGGGTCGAGACTGGCGGCGGGATCTTTGAGGAATAGAAATCAGAGGGCTAACTGGCTCGACTTGGTCCAGTATAAATGAGGTAGTCACTGATGGTGGATTTTGAATTGATGACACGGAAGGAAGGCTTAATAATGACGGTGGCTGAACATAGTTTACACTTCCCGTATCGGATGGTGGATTCTGTGAAACTTGCGGAAGGGCACCTGTTGTATTAGTGTCTCCGTCACCGTCAAGTTCTTCAAATGGTGAACTAATGTTCAATCTCTCTAACGACGAATTGATTGACGGAGCACTTGACGAAGATGGC
Protein-coding regions in this window:
- the LOC133525324 gene encoding LOW QUALITY PROTEIN: uncharacterized protein LOC133525324 (The sequence of the model RefSeq protein was modified relative to this genomic sequence to represent the inferred CDS: substituted 1 base at 1 genomic stop codon), which translates into the protein MASKRSTLRCIQGLRSKRILALVPSKNAESEVSGSSDSDDESQEKRAIAERYVSPSSSSAPSINSSLERLNISSPFEELDGDGDTNTTGALPQVSQNPPSDTGSVNYVQPPSLLSLPSVSSIQNPPSVTTSFILDQVEPVSPLISIPQRSRRQSRPTTRTPRRESNVTPNTRSNRTKRQTTAPKRVAKKKKMNINFKWTKKQFEYRAELGDDNFQSPLPERNKTALSYFFDFFSQDMFEQICNMTNLYSVQKRGRSVNLTVEELKSFLAIKIMMGIVSMPSYLDYLRTETRYAPIADIMTLKRYQLLRSCIHFVDNDDANNDPYFKISSVVEKVRRNCLAVEEEKRFSIDEMTIPYKGTKAGKKRQYNPRQPRKWGFKNIVRAGASGFIYDFFLYTGQDEFEDCGFTEEEAALGWGAKAVLRLCKTIKNKPCVVYFDNFFSSLELIYHLRHTYSIFSLGTMRSNRLRNSQTHLKTDKELKAQGRGAFCQTTLSKHCGALQRPYGRRRFSRHASRSLPHXNENKKVVPVNIFTDY